The Pseudodesulfovibrio cashew genomic sequence GCGCATTCGGCCCATGTTGACCCTGCTGTTCGCCCGTTCCCTGGGCTACGGCAAGGACGACTATCTTGCCATCGCCTGCGCCCTGGAGCTGCTCCACTCGGCCACCCTGCTGCATGACGACTTCCTGGACGACGCGGAGTTGCGTCGCGGCAAGGTCGCATCGCACCTGAAGTTCGGGCGCACCGAGACCATCCTGGCCGGCGACGCGTTGCTCGCCCTGGCCAACGAGATGGGCGCGCGCTACGGCAACGCACGTCTTTCCTGGTTGCTGGCCAGGGGGATCATGGAGACCGCCGTGGGTGAGATCGAGGAGATCGAGTTTTCCAAGAAACCGTCACTGGACCGGGAACGGTACATGCGGATCATCATCGGCAAGACCGCAAGGCTGATCGAGTGTGCCTGCCGCTGCGGTGCGGCCCTGGCCGGGGCCACCCCCGAGCAGGAGGACGCTGCGGGCGAATACGGACTCAACCTCGGCATCGCCTTCCAGTTGGTGGACGACGCCCTGGATTACGCCTCGCCCACCAGCGAGACCGGCAAGCCAGAGGGCGGCGACCTGAGGGAGGGCAAGGTGACCCTGCCCCTGATCCTGCTCATGGAAGATGGCGACGAGGCGGGCCGTGAGAGTCTGCTCGAAGG encodes the following:
- a CDS encoding polyprenyl synthetase family protein is translated as MNDLLRYFQRELPAINDFLDAEADLLNGLVRDVAKHIIGSGGKRIRPMLTLLFARSLGYGKDDYLAIACALELLHSATLLHDDFLDDAELRRGKVASHLKFGRTETILAGDALLALANEMGARYGNARLSWLLARGIMETAVGEIEEIEFSKKPSLDRERYMRIIIGKTARLIECACRCGAALAGATPEQEDAAGEYGLNLGIAFQLVDDALDYASPTSETGKPEGGDLREGKVTLPLILLMEDGDEAGRESLLEGLQDGSLTASQCEAVLEQVREGRYSEKTRDEASAYVEKAKACLDGFPPGEELTVLKQAADFVLTRTK